A DNA window from Calliphora vicina chromosome 1, idCalVici1.1, whole genome shotgun sequence contains the following coding sequences:
- the LOC135963374 gene encoding prolyl 4-hydroxylase subunit alpha-2-like, with protein sequence MRLKSFSLFAIILLFKLLLLVSSHSDNEKSLSTSISGMVQLLETEMQLIDSVEKYAAVLQKKVDALKNLVQELKAENEKSANKREEYLFNPLNGFSLIRRMHNDWPKIELFMREPVGEVHIDVIRNYRPEMPTATDLEEASEALNRLQTVYDLKAADLVQGILNGKQHDAKLKSIDSYFMGHYLLSKQLYYPAGFWLYSSIMNYEEENDFNRITDFGKEKPLELYAETLILQNRPKDALSSITQASDLLPLDARLLNRKNQIQQLANIFDGPAMHFPTPHVYNYERGCRGEFSNQTSKMYCLYNTTTTPFLRLAPIKMEIIHLEPYMVLFHDVISDEEIEHLKNLARPNLKRATVYNDEKARSLVVNTRTSKFSWFQDNTDEITKRINKRIIDMTGFDIVGSEMLQVMNYGLGGHYDKHFDFFNVTADTAVVAKEGDRISTVLFYLTDVEQGGATVFPNIKTAVFPRKGSAVMWYNLDNKLEGDYLTLHAACPVIVGSKWVCNKWIRAKAQTFRRPCYK encoded by the exons ATGCGTTTAAAAAGTTTCTCGTTATTCGCaataatattattgtttaaattattgctGTTAGTTTCTAGTCACAGTGATAATGAAAAGAGTTTATCCACATCCATATCCGGTATGGTACAGCTGCTGGAAACGGAAATGCAATTAATCGATAGTGTTGAAAAATATGCCGCTGTATTGCAAAAGAAAGTGGATGCTTTAAAAAA TTTAGTGCAAGAATTAAAAGCAGAAAATGAAAAATCTGCTAATAAACGCGAGGAGTATCTATTCAATCCCCTAAATGGATTTTCTCTCATCAGACGCATGCACAACGATTGGCCTAAAATCGAATTGTTTATGAGAGAACCAGTGGGTGAAG TTCATATTGATGTTATACGCAACTATCGACCAGAAATGCCAACAGCCACTGATTTAGAGGAAGCCTCTGAAGCCTTAAACCGCCTGCAAACAGTTTATGATTTAAAGGCGGCCGATCTAGTGCAGGGTATATTAAATGGCAAACAACACGA CGccaaattaaaatcaattgaTTCCTATTTTATGGGGCATTATTTGTTAAGTAAACAACTTTATTATCCCGCCGGTTTTTGGCTGTATTCATCCATTATGAATTATGAGGAGGAAAATGATTTCAATAGAATTACCGATTTTGGCAAAGAGAAACCTTTGGAATTATATGCGGAAACTTTAATATTGCAGA ATCGCCCCAAAGATGCTTTAAGTTCTATTACCCAGGCTTCTGATTTGCTGCCATTGGATGCTCGTCTATTGAATCGTAAAAATCAAATACAACaattggccaatatttttgaTGGTCCGGCGATGCAT TTCCCTACACCACATGTATACAACTACGAACGTGGCTGTCGTGGAGAATTCTCCAATCAAACATCCAAAATGTATTGTCTCTACAACACAACCACAACGCCATTTTTACGATTGGCACCCATAAAAATGGAGATAATACATTTGGAACCCTACATGGTGCTCTTCCACGATGTGATATCCGATGAAGAAATCgaacatttgaaaaatttagctCGACCCAATTTGAAACGTGCCACAGTGTATAATGATGAAAAGGCTCGTTCATTGGTGGTGAACACAAGAACATCGAAGTTTTCATGGTTCCAAGACAACACAGATGAAATAACGAAACGCATCAATAAACGAATAATTGATATGACCGGATTCGATATTGTTGGTTCGGAAATGTTGCAAGTAATGAATTATGGTCTGGGTGGTCATTACGATAAGCACTTTGATTTCTTTAATGTGACTGCG GATACTGCCGTGGTGGCCAAAGAAGGTGATCGTATATCTACAGTATTATTTTAT CTAACTGATGTAGAACAAGGTGGCGCCACAGTTTTTCCCAACATAAAGACCGCCGTGTTTCCCCGCAAGGGTTCTGCTGTCATGTGGTACAATCTCGATAATAAATTGGAGGGTGATTACCTGACTTTACATGCAGCTTGTCCTGTTATAGTGGGTTCCAAGTGGG ttTGCAACAAATGGATTCGTGCCAAAGCTCAAACATTTAGAAGACCGTGTTATAAATag